Proteins encoded in a region of the Pseudomonas syringae KCTC 12500 genome:
- a CDS encoding Lrp/AsnC family transcriptional regulator: protein MKAINERTKKSGADVTPLLDRIDRAILKTLQRDASISNVALAEKVKLSPPACLRRVERLKEAGVIKGVVALLNGDVLDAGMVVLIGVVLDRSTPDSFAQFEAAAQKVSGCMEFHVVTGEFDYFMLLRTRDSQSFNRLHAEQLLYLPGVRQIRSFMGLRQVVSTTQLPL from the coding sequence ATGAAAGCAATAAATGAACGCACTAAAAAGTCCGGTGCTGACGTAACGCCGCTGCTGGACAGGATTGACCGCGCCATCCTCAAGACCTTGCAACGTGACGCGTCCATTTCCAATGTGGCACTTGCCGAGAAGGTCAAACTGAGTCCGCCTGCGTGCCTGCGTCGCGTCGAGCGGCTGAAAGAAGCGGGCGTGATCAAGGGCGTGGTGGCGTTGCTCAATGGCGATGTTCTGGACGCCGGCATGGTGGTGCTGATCGGTGTCGTGCTGGACCGCTCGACACCGGATTCATTCGCCCAATTCGAAGCCGCTGCACAGAAGGTTTCCGGCTGTATGGAGTTTCATGTCGTCACTGGCGAGTTCGACTACTTCATGTTGTTGCGCACCAGGGACAGTCAGAGCTTCAACCGTTTGCACGCCGAACAGTTACTGTACTTGCCCGGTGTCAGACAGATTCGTTCGTTCATGGGACTGCGTCAGGTCGTTTCCACCACACAGTTACCCCTCTGA
- the uraD gene encoding 2-oxo-4-hydroxy-4-carboxy-5-ureidoimidazoline decarboxylase, which translates to MSTFKTLTPSSLGRDAFIAAFADIYEHSPWVAQQAFDQSTGAQLDQVETLHARMSEILLGATHEQQLALINAHPDLAGKAAVQGELTQASTDEQAGAGIHHCTPEEFQRFTELNEAYKARFGFPFIMAVKGSDRHKILAAFEQRIHHSPEVEFACALAEINKIALFRLQAL; encoded by the coding sequence ATGAGCACGTTCAAGACACTGACACCTTCAAGCCTGGGCCGGGATGCGTTCATCGCGGCCTTCGCCGATATCTACGAACACTCACCGTGGGTCGCGCAGCAAGCGTTCGACCAAAGCACAGGCGCGCAACTCGATCAGGTCGAGACCCTGCACGCTCGCATGAGCGAGATCCTGCTGGGTGCCACACACGAGCAACAACTGGCACTGATCAATGCCCACCCGGACCTGGCAGGCAAGGCTGCCGTTCAGGGCGAGCTGACTCAGGCCAGTACCGATGAACAGGCCGGCGCCGGTATTCACCATTGCACGCCTGAAGAGTTTCAGCGCTTTACCGAGTTGAACGAGGCTTACAAGGCCCGCTTCGGCTTTCCGTTCATCATGGCGGTCAAGGGCAGCGACAGACATAAGATTCTGGCGGCGTTCGAGCAACGCATCCACCACTCGCCCGAGGTCGAGTTCGCTTGCGCCCTGGCCGAGATCAACAAGATCGCACTGTTTCGTCTACAGGCGCTTTGA
- the alc gene encoding allantoicase: protein MKVYAAPFEKFVNLADARLGTKILSVTDDWFADANRLFQPTPAVWKEGVFDDNGKWMDGWESRRKRFEGYDSAVIRLGVAGTIKGVDIDTSFFTGNFPPSASLEACFLASGEPDENTAWTEVLPSVELQGNSHHYHEISNDQAFSHLRFNIYPDGGVARLRVYGVPHRDWSKVSEDEQIDLVAALNGGRSIACSDEHYGSMSNILNPGRGVNMGDGWETARRRTPGNDWVIVALGHQGEVEKVIVDTLHFKGNYPDSCSIQGALVKGGTDSQIETQSLFWRELLPSQKLTMHAEHEFAEQIKAIGPITHIRLNVFPDGGVSRLRVLGKVAR from the coding sequence ATGAAAGTTTACGCCGCACCGTTCGAGAAGTTCGTGAACCTGGCCGACGCGCGTCTGGGCACCAAAATCCTTTCGGTCACCGATGACTGGTTCGCCGACGCCAACCGGCTGTTCCAGCCGACACCGGCCGTCTGGAAAGAAGGCGTATTCGACGACAACGGCAAGTGGATGGACGGCTGGGAGTCGCGCCGCAAGCGTTTCGAAGGGTACGACAGCGCGGTGATTCGCCTCGGTGTGGCGGGAACCATCAAGGGTGTGGACATCGACACCTCGTTTTTCACCGGCAACTTCCCGCCTTCCGCATCGCTGGAAGCGTGCTTCCTGGCGTCGGGCGAGCCCGATGAAAACACCGCCTGGACCGAAGTGCTGCCGTCTGTGGAGCTGCAAGGCAACAGCCATCATTACCACGAGATCAGCAACGATCAGGCGTTCAGCCACCTGCGCTTCAACATCTATCCGGATGGCGGAGTCGCGCGTCTGCGCGTGTACGGTGTGCCGCATCGCGACTGGTCGAAAGTCAGCGAGGACGAGCAGATCGATCTGGTTGCGGCGCTCAATGGCGGCCGATCGATTGCCTGCTCCGATGAACACTACGGCAGCATGAGCAACATCCTCAACCCTGGTCGCGGTGTGAACATGGGCGACGGCTGGGAAACCGCGCGCCGCCGCACACCCGGCAACGACTGGGTGATCGTGGCGCTCGGGCACCAGGGCGAAGTCGAGAAAGTCATCGTCGATACCCTGCACTTCAAAGGCAACTACCCGGACAGCTGCTCGATTCAGGGCGCCCTGGTCAAGGGTGGCACCGACAGCCAGATCGAAACCCAGAGCCTGTTCTGGCGCGAGTTGCTGCCCAGCCAGAAGCTGACCATGCACGCCGAACACGAGTTCGCCGAGCAGATCAAGGCGATCGGCCCGATCACCCACATCCGCCTGAACGTATTCCCGGACGGTGGCGTCAGCCGCCTGCGAGTGCTGGGCAAGGTGGCCAGGTAA
- a CDS encoding urate hydroxylase PuuD, whose protein sequence is MLAHMMEWLNLGVRWIHMIVGVAWIGASFYFVWLENNLNRSNPREGLSGDLWAIHGGGIYHLEKYKLAPPTMPENLHWFKWEAYSTWLSGVALLCVVFYANPTLYLLAPGSSLSGAEGVHIGLGSLFVGWFIYSFLCDSPLGKRPALLGVVLFVLLVAAAYGFSKVFSGRGAYLHVGAIMGTIMVGNVFRIIMPAQRALVAAIAENRTPDPSLPAKGLLRSRHNNYFTLPVLFIMISNHFPSTYGSEYNWLILAGIALLAVLVRHYFNTRHDSHRFAWTLPVAALGMLCLAYVTGPALAPAKIVYQPLPGTAVGGHRADEQPAAAPAQAAPAQPEPAKVAGADFNKVHDVIRQRCSVCHSATPTSQLFSVAPAGVMFDTPEQIQQQAPRIKAQAITAPIMPLGNITQMTQQERDLVGAWIDQGAHIN, encoded by the coding sequence GTGCTGGCACATATGATGGAATGGCTGAATCTGGGCGTGCGCTGGATTCACATGATTGTCGGCGTCGCCTGGATCGGCGCATCGTTCTACTTCGTCTGGCTGGAGAACAACCTCAACCGCAGCAACCCGCGTGAAGGCCTGTCGGGTGACCTGTGGGCGATCCACGGCGGCGGCATCTACCACCTGGAGAAGTACAAGCTCGCACCACCGACGATGCCGGAGAATCTGCACTGGTTCAAATGGGAAGCCTATTCGACCTGGCTGTCCGGTGTCGCGCTGTTGTGCGTGGTGTTCTACGCCAACCCGACGCTGTACCTGCTGGCACCGGGCAGCAGCCTGAGTGGCGCCGAGGGCGTGCACATCGGCCTGGGTTCGTTGTTCGTCGGCTGGTTCATTTACAGCTTTCTGTGTGACTCGCCACTGGGCAAGCGCCCTGCCCTGTTGGGCGTGGTCCTGTTCGTGCTGCTGGTGGCGGCGGCATATGGTTTCAGCAAAGTGTTCAGCGGTCGCGGTGCCTATCTGCATGTGGGCGCGATCATGGGCACCATCATGGTCGGCAACGTGTTCCGCATCATTATGCCGGCCCAGCGCGCGCTAGTGGCCGCCATTGCCGAGAACCGTACGCCGGACCCAAGCCTGCCGGCAAAAGGCCTGTTGCGTTCACGACACAACAACTACTTCACCCTGCCCGTGCTGTTCATCATGATCAGCAATCACTTCCCAAGCACCTACGGCAGTGAGTACAACTGGCTGATTCTCGCAGGCATCGCGCTGCTGGCCGTGCTGGTGCGCCATTACTTCAATACACGCCACGACAGCCATCGATTCGCCTGGACCCTGCCAGTCGCGGCGCTGGGCATGCTGTGCCTGGCGTATGTCACCGGCCCTGCGCTAGCGCCGGCAAAAATCGTCTATCAGCCACTGCCCGGTACAGCGGTCGGCGGGCATCGGGCTGATGAGCAGCCCGCTGCTGCACCTGCCCAGGCTGCACCTGCCCAGCCCGAGCCTGCCAAGGTGGCAGGTGCAGACTTCAACAAGGTGCACGACGTCATCCGGCAACGTTGCTCGGTCTGTCACTCGGCCACGCCTACCAGCCAGCTATTCAGCGTCGCTCCGGCCGGCGTGATGTTCGATACGCCTGAACAGATCCAGCAACAGGCGCCGCGCATCAAGGCGCAGGCAATCACCGCGCCGATCATGCCGCTGGGCAATATCACCCAGATGACCCAGCAGGAACGTGATCTGGTAGGCGCTTGGATCGATCAGGGCGCGCACATCAACTGA
- a CDS encoding outer membrane protein OmpK → MNRTISSALLASSLLAAAPAMAGDIFQWQSNSLTYLNGRDFAVNPENQQTFTFEHADSWKYGDNFFFVDKIFYNGKKDATAGDNTYYGEFSPRLSLGKIFGQKFEFGPISDVLIAATYEFGEGDNESYLIGPAFDLKIPGFDYFQLNFYQRQTEGNRPGDGVWQITPVWSYTIPVGKSDVLIDGFMDWVVDNDKTSRGTYHSNLHFNPQIKYDLGKALNYPERQLYVGIEYDYWTNKYGIKDTRSFDTDQNTASLLVKVFF, encoded by the coding sequence ATGAACCGTACGATTTCCAGTGCATTACTGGCCAGCAGTCTGCTGGCTGCTGCACCCGCCATGGCAGGGGATATCTTCCAGTGGCAGAGTAATAGCCTGACCTATCTCAATGGACGAGACTTTGCTGTCAACCCGGAAAATCAGCAGACCTTCACCTTTGAGCACGCGGACAGCTGGAAGTACGGCGACAACTTCTTCTTCGTCGACAAGATCTTCTACAACGGCAAGAAAGACGCAACCGCTGGCGATAACACCTATTACGGCGAGTTCTCGCCACGGCTTTCGCTGGGCAAGATCTTCGGCCAGAAGTTCGAGTTCGGGCCGATCAGCGATGTGCTGATTGCCGCAACTTACGAGTTTGGTGAGGGCGATAACGAGTCGTACCTGATCGGTCCGGCGTTCGACTTGAAGATCCCGGGTTTCGACTACTTCCAGCTTAACTTCTACCAGCGCCAGACCGAAGGAAATCGCCCGGGCGACGGCGTGTGGCAGATCACTCCGGTGTGGTCCTACACCATTCCGGTGGGCAAATCGGATGTGCTGATCGACGGTTTCATGGACTGGGTAGTCGACAACGACAAGACCTCGCGTGGCACTTACCACTCCAACCTGCACTTCAACCCGCAGATCAAGTACGACCTGGGCAAGGCACTGAATTACCCGGAGCGGCAGCTGTACGTGGGTATCGAATACGACTACTGGACCAACAAATACGGCATCAAGGACACCCGTTCCTTCGACACCGATCAGAACACCGCGAGCTTGCTGGTCAAGGTGTTCTTCTAA
- a CDS encoding DUF808 domain-containing protein — protein MAAGSLLTLLDDIAMLLDDVALATKKTAGVLGDDLALNAQQVTGVSADRELPVVWAVAKGSLLNKAILVPTALLISAFAPWAILPLLMIGGAFLCFEGFEKIAHKWLHPETGEEHEQRKQASADASVDMVAFEKERVKGAIRTDFILSAEIIVLALGVVSARPFMDQVGVLVIVAVLITVGVYGLVAGIVKLDDLGLYLKKSAASAAQKIGAGLLWLAPVLMKVLSIVGTAAMFMVGGGILVHGLPFAHHWVEGVTEAAAGAVGGLSMVVPTLIDAVAGVIAGAVLVLVVTLIGKVWKAAKE, from the coding sequence TTGGCTGCTGGAAGCTTGCTTACCCTGCTTGACGATATTGCGATGCTGCTCGATGACGTGGCGCTGGCCACGAAGAAAACGGCGGGTGTGCTGGGTGATGATCTGGCGCTCAATGCCCAGCAGGTCACCGGTGTTTCAGCGGATCGCGAATTGCCGGTTGTCTGGGCCGTGGCCAAGGGGTCGCTGCTCAACAAGGCCATTCTGGTTCCGACAGCGTTGCTGATCAGTGCCTTCGCACCCTGGGCGATTCTGCCGTTGCTGATGATCGGCGGTGCGTTTCTGTGCTTCGAGGGCTTCGAGAAAATCGCCCATAAATGGCTGCATCCCGAAACCGGCGAAGAGCATGAGCAGCGCAAGCAGGCGTCGGCGGATGCGTCCGTGGACATGGTGGCGTTCGAAAAGGAACGCGTCAAAGGCGCGATCCGCACGGACTTCATTCTTTCGGCGGAAATCATCGTGCTCGCACTGGGTGTGGTCTCGGCCAGACCCTTCATGGATCAGGTCGGCGTACTGGTCATCGTCGCAGTGCTGATCACCGTGGGGGTCTACGGGCTGGTCGCCGGTATCGTCAAACTCGATGACCTGGGCTTGTATCTGAAGAAAAGCGCAGCTTCGGCTGCACAAAAGATCGGTGCAGGCCTGCTGTGGCTGGCACCGGTGTTGATGAAAGTGCTGTCGATCGTCGGTACTGCCGCCATGTTCATGGTCGGCGGCGGGATTCTGGTCCACGGTCTGCCGTTCGCTCATCATTGGGTCGAGGGTGTGACCGAAGCGGCAGCGGGTGCGGTAGGCGGTCTGTCGATGGTCGTTCCGACGCTGATCGATGCTGTTGCCGGGGTCATTGCCGGTGCCGTGCTGGTGCTGGTCGTGACGTTGATTGGCAAGGTCTGGAAAGCTGCGAAGGAGTGA
- a CDS encoding ureidoglycolate lyase, with product MRKLIIEPLTKEAFAPFGDVIETDGSDHFMINNGSTMRFHRLADVQTAQPEDKAIISIFRAEALPMPLTIGMLERHPLGSQAFVPLLGNPFLIVVAPVGDEPESEATRAFVSNGRQGVNYHRGVWHHPVLTIEKRDDFLVVDRSGEGNNCDEHYFAESQLLVLDPHPLEG from the coding sequence ATGCGCAAACTGATAATCGAGCCACTGACCAAGGAAGCCTTTGCGCCATTCGGTGATGTGATCGAAACCGACGGCAGCGATCACTTCATGATCAACAACGGCTCGACCATGCGCTTTCATCGTCTGGCTGACGTGCAGACCGCGCAGCCGGAGGACAAGGCGATCATCAGCATTTTCCGCGCTGAAGCGCTGCCGATGCCGTTGACCATCGGCATGCTGGAGCGTCATCCGCTGGGCAGCCAGGCGTTCGTGCCGCTGCTCGGCAACCCCTTTCTGATCGTGGTCGCGCCGGTTGGCGATGAGCCTGAATCAGAGGCGACCCGCGCCTTCGTGTCGAACGGCAGGCAAGGTGTCAATTACCATCGCGGCGTCTGGCACCATCCGGTGCTGACGATCGAAAAGCGGGATGACTTCCTGGTGGTTGATCGCAGTGGCGAAGGCAACAACTGCGACGAGCATTACTTTGCCGAGAGCCAGTTGCTGGTTCTCGATCCCCACCCACTGGAAGGGTAA